ATGGCCTTTGCCCCGCCGCTAACAGCCAACAGCAGACCGAATCCTATCGCGAGCGATGTCCCCGTTACAGGATTCTTGACGAGCCTGTTCTTCCCAAGCTCTTCGACAGACGAGGAGAAATATTCCTGAAAGGCGAAGCGTGCGAGGCGGACGCAGGAGTCAAGCGTTGTAAGAGCGAAGGACGATATCGCCATGGCGGCAAAGGTTATCCCCCACTCAATAGGGACTCCTATTGCCGAGGCGAATGTTCCAACACCTTGTGAGAATATCGCGATAGGTCCACCTTTTATCTCCCCTTGCATGGCGGGGGAGAGATAGGCGACCGTTATAAGCGCGACAACCGCGAGAACCCCTTCGATGAGCATCGCTCCGTAGCCGACAGCCTTGGCATCGGTTTCCTTGTCGACCTGTTTGGAGGTGGTGCCAGAAGCCGCGAGTGAATGGAATCCAGATATCGCTCCGCATGCCACCGTGACGAACAGGATGGGGAATAGATAGTTGCCGTTTACAGCGAACGACGTCACCGCCGGCATCGACATCGCCGGATTGTATGTGAAAATCCCGGCGACCGCCATCAGCATCACTCCGTACAGGAGAAATGAATTGAGGTAATCGCGCGGCTGCAACAGCCAGGAAACAGGTGAGATGGCGGCGAAAAAGATATAGATGCATACAAGCGCCAGCCACATCTCTCTCCCGAGTTCAAGGGGGAAGAGGACCCCCGCCCATACAGAGAGCGCCATCAGAATTACCCCGGCAATGCTTGCCTGTACAAGCGGGGCGTTAAACCTGTTTCGTGCAAAGCCGAATCCGATCGCCAGTAGTATGAAGAGGATCGACGCTGTCCCTACCGCTGGCTTTGCGACGAAGGTCTTTACTACTACGTCCATGAATACCGCTATCACGAGAACGAGCGCGGGAAACGAAAAGAGGATGAAAAGTTTTTTCCCGGTTTTGCCGACGTACAGTTCAATGATGGAACCGATGGAGCGCCCTTCATGGCGCATCGAGGCGGTAAGCGAGAGGAAATCGTGCATCGCCCCTATGAATACCGACCCGATGATTATCCATATGAGGGCGGGGAGCCATCCGAAATAGATGGCAAGTATCGGGCCGACGATAGGGCCGGCGCCTGCGATGGTGGCGAAGTGGTGTCCCAGCACAACAGGCATCGGAGCGGGGGAGTAGTCCACGCCATCGTTCAGCTTATGGGCCGGGGTGATGTTCCTGTCGTCAAGGTTCAGGACGCGCGCGACAAAAGTCCCGTATGTCCTGTATCCGATAATAAAGAGGAGTA
This sequence is a window from Nitrospinota bacterium. Protein-coding genes within it:
- a CDS encoding carbon starvation protein A, whose product is MNASVILGGVILLFIIGYRTYGTFVARVLNLDDRNITPAHKLNDGVDYSPAPMPVVLGHHFATIAGAGPIVGPILAIYFGWLPALIWIIIGSVFIGAMHDFLSLTASMRHEGRSIGSIIELYVGKTGKKLFILFSFPALVLVIAVFMDVVVKTFVAKPAVGTASILFILLAIGFGFARNRFNAPLVQASIAGVILMALSVWAGVLFPLELGREMWLALVCIYIFFAAISPVSWLLQPRDYLNSFLLYGVMLMAVAGIFTYNPAMSMPAVTSFAVNGNYLFPILFVTVACGAISGFHSLAASGTTSKQVDKETDAKAVGYGAMLIEGVLAVVALITVAYLSPAMQGEIKGGPIAIFSQGVGTFASAIGVPIEWGITFAAMAISSFALTTLDSCVRLARFAFQEYFSSSVEELGKNRLVKNPVTGTSLAIGFGLLLAVSGGAKAIWPVFGSANQLLGALALLAGAIWLEKSGRESLFVKIPMVFMFGVSLSALAALFIQNIGSGNWLIAVISALLFGLAISLASLGYNSLKVFRKNVLIGEPVRETES